The following are from one region of the Carnobacterium gallinarum DSM 4847 genome:
- a CDS encoding helix-turn-helix domain-containing protein, whose translation MLEDTHDRKVEILINNLLAERKMSLRELARLSGIEPSNLSNLANGKRERIYLEHIERIADALEIDDISKILRLK comes from the coding sequence ATGTTGGAAGATACTCATGATAGAAAAGTGGAAATACTGATTAATAATTTATTGGCAGAACGTAAGATGTCTTTGAGAGAACTTGCACGTTTGTCAGGAATTGAGCCATCTAATTTAAGTAATCTTGCAAATGGTAAAAGAGAACGAATTTATTTGGAGCATATTGAAAGAATTGCGGATGCGCTGGAGATTGATGATATATCAAAGATTCTAAGACTTAAGTAG